The Lysobacterales bacterium sequence CGGATCGAAGTGGTCGACCATTGCGCGCAGCGCGGCGATGCCGGCTTCACCCTTCTCGGCGGCGAGATAGGGCGCATGGTCCTTGCCGACGCCGTGCTGGTGGCTGATGGTGCCGCCGTGCGCAACGATCGCCATGCTCACGGCTTGTTTCAGCGCCTGCCAGCGGCGCCAACTCGAATCGAAATCAGGCCCGACGCGGAACACGAAGGTGCTGTACACGCTGCTGCCCTGCGCATACAGGTGCGACAGGTGGGTGTAGGCATGCGCGCGCTCGCCAAACGTCGCCAGCGCGTCGCGCCCGGCCTGTTCGATGGCGTGCAGCATCGGCGTCACCTTGGGCCAGTCGCAGGCGGTTTCCATGGTGTCCACCGCGTAGCCGTGCTGCCACAGCGCGTTGCGCAGGTAGACGCTGCGAAAGCGGTTCGCCTCCCAGCGCCGGCCAAGCGCACCGCCAGTGGCGACTCCGCCGTGGCGGCGCCAGATCGCTGCCGCCTCGCGCTGCATCGCGCGCACCTGTGCGCCAGAGCCGGTACATCCAACCAGCATCAGCACCTTGCCCGCAGCGACGCCGCGCAGACGCAGGTAGCGCTCCAGCCACGCCACCTGGCGACCGTGTCCGGCCAGGGTCAGCGTGGTGCGCGTCTCCAGCGCGTTGGCCAGGCGCAGCATCGACAGTCCGAGGCGTGCCTGCGCCAGTTCGCGCGCGCAGGCGGCACCGCGGTCCCAGTCGGGCAGGAACACGGCGATGAAGCGTTCGCACTCGGGCAGGCGGCTGATGCGCACCGTGGCTTCGCTGAGCACGCCGATGCGACCTTCGGAGCCGAGCACCCACTCGCGCAGATCCGGGCCTGCGGCCGAGGCCGGAAAGGTCGGCAGCTCCAGCGTCGCACTGGGCGTGTCCAGGCGGCCACCGGCGAACAGCGCCTCGATGCGGCCGTAGCGCGATGACTGCTGGCCCGAGGAGCGCGTCACCACCCAGCCGCCGAGCGACGCGAACTCGAAACTCTGCGGGTAGTGGCCAAGCATCCAGCCCTGCGCGCGCAACTGCGCTTCCAGATCGGGGCCGAGCACGCCGGCCTCGAAGCGCGCAAGGCGCGCATCGGCGTCGATCCACAGCAGGCGGCGCAGGCGCCGCAGCGACAGCGCCAGCACCGGGCGCTCGCCCGCGGGTGGCGTCAGATGGCCGACGACGCTGGTCGCGCCGCCGACCGGAATCACCCGCAAGCGGTGCGCGCTCGCCCAGTCCAGCAGCGCGCGCAGCTCCGCGACCGAATCCGGCTCGGCGACGCCATCGCACACGGTGCCGATGACACCGAAACGCAGCCGCAGCCAGTCTCCGCAACTCTGCCCGAAACTCGCGCGCAGGCGCGCCTCCGCCGCGGTGTCGATCGCATCATGCGCCGGCAGCCGCGATACCTGCGCCGCCACCGCCGCACAAGCCGCATCGAGACCCGCATCGCGCGGCGCCGTCCCCGGCCCGATCGCCGCAGCCAGGAATTCCAGCACCGGCGTAACCAGGCTCAGTTCGACGCTGTCATCGCCCCATCCGTTCCATCGCCGCATCGTTGCTTCTCCGCTGGTGCGGCAGACGGCGCCGCACCGTCACGCCAAGTCAGAACCCGCGATCACCGGAGAGGATGCCACCGAGTCCGCCGAGGACCGAGCCTTCCTCCTTCGAGCCGCCGCGCTGGTAGGCGGCGGCGAACATGCGGCCGGCCATGCGCGAGAACGGCAGTGACTGCATCCAGACGTGGCCGGGGCCGGTCATCTGCGCGAGGAACACGCCTTCGCCGCCGAACAGCATCGACTTCACGCCGCCGACCGGGATCACGTCGAACTGCACGTTGCTGGTCATCGCGACCACGCAGCCGGTGTCCACCTCCAGGCGTTCGCCGGCAGCGAGCTCGCGTTCGACGATGGTGCCGCCGGCATGCACGAACACCAGGCCATCGCCTTCGAGTTTCTGCATGATGAAGCCCTCGCCGCCGAACAGCGCGGTCATCACCTTCTTCTGGAAGAAGATGCCGATCGACACGCCGCGCGCCGCGGCCAGGAACGAGTCCTTCTGGCAAATGATCTTGCCGCCGTAGTTCGACAGCGTGAACGGGATGATCGTGCCCGGATACGGTGCCGCGAACGCGACCTTGGCTTTGCCGGAATTGCCGCTGTGCGTGAACACGGTGGTGAACAGCGACTCGCCGGTGATGATGCGCTTGCCCGCGCCGAGCAGCTTGTCCATGAAGCCGCCAGCGGCCGACTGCTGCGAGCCGTCACCGAACACCGTGTCCATGCGCACCACTGGCTGCTTGTACATCAGCGAACCGGCCTCGGCGACCGCGCTCTCGCCGGGGTCGAGTTCGACTTCGACGAACTGCATGTCGGAGCCGAAGATTTTGTAGTCGATCTCGTCCGCACGTGTGCCCAGGTTCGTCGCTGGCGGTGGCGGCGCGACCATCGCATGCGAGGCGGACGCCGCAAGTTCGTTGCACTTGCCGATCGGCATCCACTCGGCGAAACCCTGGCGCCAGCAATGCCCGTTCGGGTTCGTGCTCGCCTGCGCAACCGCGGCGGCGTGGTCGAGCGGACCCATCTGTTGTCCGTTGTAGCTCAGGAACCATTGGTGCATATGCTTGCCTCTCTGCGCTTGGTTGCAATCTGTCTGTAGGAGCGCCGCGTGCGGCGCGATCGGTGACGCGGGATGCCCGATGGAATCGCGAAATCAACACCGCCCGTACCGATCTTCCAGCCGCACGATGTCGTCCTCGCCGAAGTAATCACCGCATTGCACTTCGATCAAGTGGATGTCGTCGGGGGTCGGGTTTTCGAGGCGGTGCAGGGTGTCCATCGGGATGTACACGGACTCGTTCCGGTGCAGCAGCTTCTCCTCGTCGCCGACGCGCACCTTGGCGGTGCCGCGCACCACGGTCCAGTGCTCGCTGCGACGGTAATGCTTCTGCAGCGACAGCACCTGGCCCGGCTTCACGGTCAGGCGCTTGACCTTGCAGTCGGGGGCGTCCTCGAGCACGGTGTAGCTGCCCCAGGGGCGATGCACTGTGGTGTGCAGTTCGGTGGTGCTGTGCTGGCTGCGCTTGAGCACGTCGACCACGTGCTTGACCGACTGCGACTGCTCGCGATGCGCGACCAGCAGCGCGTCCTCGGTGTCGATGATCATCAGGTCGGACACGCCGACTGCGGCGATGATGCGCTTTCCGCCCTGCACGTAGTTGCGTGCGGCCCCGACGAACACCGCTTCACCGAGCCGACGGTTGCCGACTTCGTCGCATTCGACCAGATCGCTCAGCGCATTCCACGAGCCGATGTCGCTCCAGTCGAAGCTGGCCGGCACCACGGCGCGCTGGCTCGCGCGCTCCATCACCGCGTAGTCGATCGAGATCTCCGGAATGCGCGCGAAGGCGTCGGCATCGAACACCAGACTGTCCTCGTCCTGACTTGCAACGATGCAGGCACGGGTGGCCGCGAGCACGTCCGGACAGGTGCTGGCGGCGGTCTCGATCAGGCTGCCGACGCGGAAGCAGAACATGCCCGAGTTCCAGTAGAAGCCGCCGGAGTCGAGATAACGCGTGGCTGTTGCATGATCGGGCTTCTCGACGAAGCGCTTGACCTCGAAGCCATCGCTGCCGATCGCGGCGCCGCGTTCGATGTAGCCATAGCCGGTCTCGGCGCGCGTCGGCACGATGCCGAAGGTGGCGAGATGACCGGCGGCGGCCAGGTGTGCAGCGCGACCCACGGCTTCCTTGAAGGCATCGACATCGCGGATCAGATGATCCGAGGCGAGCACCAGCATCAAGGCGTCATCGCCATGCCGGGCCTGGATCTTCAGCGCCGCTGCGATCACCGCCGGTGCGGTATTGCGCGCGCTCGGTTCGAGCAGGTAGCGCGCACGCGCCGGGTCGAACTCCGGGTGCTTGGCGTAGGCATCGCGGGTGATGAAGGCATAGTCGCGCCCGGTCACCGTGTATACCGGCGCCTCCGGCGAAGCCACCGCCTGCGCCCGCGCCAGCGTCTTGCCGATCAGGGTGTCGCCATCGGGCAGGGTCATGAACGGCTTCGGATACAGGCGCCGCGACACCGGCCACAAACGCGTACCGGCACCGCCGGAGAGAATCACGGGAATCAGCATGAGGTCCTGCTTGGATCGGTTCCGAACGAGTCGGGGAGATGCGTGCGCTGAATCTTAGTGCCAGTGCCGCGTTCACCCAAGCCTGGTCGGCGTCGGCCAGGCGTGTCCGGTCTGCCGCGAAAGCTGCGTATGCTGGAACGAGAACCGCGAATGCAGAGGAGATTGGCAGAGATGAGTGCGATGACGAATGAAACCACCTGGGCCAGGATCGGAGGGGCGTCGGGCACGCTTGCGATTCTCGGCTACCTTGCGGCGGCCTTCGTGCCGATGCCGGACGTACTCACGCTGACGACCGCCTTTGCATTCGGGCCCTTGCTCGCGGTGGGCGCCGTCGGTCTGCATCGGGGCATTGCGCGCTGGCGCGGGAGCGCGCTGACGCAGATCGCCGCCGGCTTCGCCGTGGCGGGCGGAGCGACGGTGCTGATCATGCTCTCGGTCCAGCAGGCGATCTTCGTCACGCTGGCCGATTTGCGTGGTTCCGCTGGCTCCGAGCCTGCGGTGGGCATGCAGGGCGTCGAAGCGCTCGGCCATGCCGTTCACCATGGCATCGATGTGGCCTGGGATGTGCTGATCAGCACGGCGGTGGCGCTGTTCTCGGCGGCCATGTGCCGGCGCGGCGGCTGGAGTCGGGTCATGGGGCTGACAGGCCTGGCGCTGGGCCTGCTGCTGCTCGGCTTCAATCTCTGGTTCTTCCCCGAGCCGCCGGTGTCGGTGGAGAGCATCGACTGGGGTCCCTTCGTCGCCTTGTGGTTGCTGGCGGTGTTCGTGGCGCTGGGTTCACGCCGGACTTGGCTGACCGGCGACTGACCCTCCCGCCGGCACCACCAGGTTCAAGCGCCGCTCGGCGATGCGCAGTTGCACGCGGCGGCCGGAGACGAAGTCGATGCGGTCGGACTCGATGCCGTCGGCGAAGATCACGCCGCCTTCGCTCATTTCCGAGGCGATGCTGAGGGGCGTATTCGCATCGACCACGCCGACATCGAGCGAGGCGGCGGTGGCGACCGAGGGCCAGGGCTCGCGCACGAACCAAGCGAGGCGGGCTTCGGTGACGGCGGGCATCGCCAGTTCGAGCGCGCGCTGCTTGACGATCGAGCGCGCCCAGCCGGTGGCACCGGTGCCGGTGGCGATGATCACGCCGGACGAGGAGTGGCGTTCCTCAATCTCGCCGGCACGCAGCCGATATCGCGCCGACTGATGGCTGATGTGGCCGATGAAGATCTCGTTCAACGCGAGCAGGCGCTGGCCGTCGTCGCAGACCGCTTCGGCGAGCACGCGTGCCTCGATCTGCCAGCGCGCATCGCCATCGATCGCCGCCGTGGTCAGGTCTTCGACGTCTTCGGGCGCATGTCGGCACAAGACGCCGTCATAACGCGCCGGATCGGGGTTCACGCCGATCGTGTGCTGACCGTCGAGGTACTTGGCGACGTTTGCGACCAGGCCGTCCTGGCCGACGATCATGACCAGGTCGTCGGGGGCGAACAGGAAGCGGTCGAGGTCGGCGCGGTCAATGCGGGTATACGGCCGGTCCTGAGGGATGCCCTGCAGCGCGCGACCGAGGCCATGTTCGAGGCGCTCGTGCGTGGCCTCGTACCAGTCGATGCGTTCGCCGGTCGAAGCGAGCACGAACTTGGCCTGGGCATAGGTGCCATAGCGCGCGATCAGTTGCTCGAGCGGCGTCGGCCGGGTGATGACGACGACGCGCGCAAGTCGGCGTGCGACCTCGCTCATTTCGCGTCAGGCGGATTGCCGAGCCACTCGCGGAAATGCTGAGCGAGCAGGTCCGGCGTGATGTTCAGATGGCCGATCGACTTGATGTGTTCGGCGAAACGCGCCATCACGATGCCGGAAGCGGCATGGCTCGGCGTGTTGCGCCAGATCTCGTGCTGCTTTTCGGTCTCGTCGAGGCGTGCTGCGGCGAGCACACGCTGCGCGTCGGCGGCCGCCGCGGCGGCCACGGTCTGGCGCTTGGCCTCGGCTTCGGCGATCGCCTGCAGGCGCTCGATTTCGGTGCGCGTCTTCTCGGCGTCGGCAGCGGCGCTCTGGCGCACCTGGTTCAGCGCATTGTCGCCGCGCTGCTTGATCAACAGTTCCTGCTTGCGCTCGAGTTCGAGCTCGGTCGCGAGTTCGTTTTCCTTGATCGCGCGTTCTTTCTCGACCGCCTGGGCGCGACGCTGAAAGATTGCCTCGTCGGCCTTGGCCTGGATCGATTCGCGCGCCGGCGTCTGCAGCGCCTTCTCGACATCAGCCATCGGCGCGAGCTGGTCGATCACCACGTTCACCAGGGCCAAGCCCATCGCGCCAATCTCGGTGTCTTCGCGGAACGCCTTCATCAAGGCTTCGCGAATCGCATCCGAGCCGCGGTTCAGGGCCTGCTCAAGCGTCGCCGAGGCGAGATAACTGCGTGCCGGCGGCAGTGCGCGCTGCGACCACAGGGTCGCGATCGCATCCAGCGGGCGCTGCACCCAGGTGCCGGTGTCGGCACCGATCGAGAAGTTCACGCGCGACACGGCGACGGCGGGATTGGCGACGCGATAGACGACGGTGCATTGCACCTTCAGCGCCTGGAAATCGCTCGAGCGCTCGTTCAATACGAAGGTGGTCGCACAGTCCTCGACCGGCACTTCGGCGAGTGCGGCCGACAGCGGCAGGAACCAGTACGCCAGCCCCGCGCCGGAGCGCGCAAGCTGGCCATTCTTGAAGTGCAGCACGAACTGGTTGGGTTCGGCGCGCAGGTGTCGCAGCGGTCCGTACTTGCTGATCGTGGCCATGCACTCGTCTCCGGGGAATGGCGCCGATACTAGACGCTCCGTCGCAACTAGGCGACCTGCCGGCCGCGATAGAAGCGGCGCTGGGCGAGGGCGAGCAGGCCTTGGTCTTCGCGGGTGTCGCCGTGGGCGTGGACTTCGGCGTAAGCGGCGAGTTCATACTGTTCGCGCACGCGGCGAGCTTTCTCGGCGTTGACGTTCTGCGCGCCGGCATAACGCCCGGTCAGGCGGCCGTCGCGGACTTCCAGGGGCGACGCGATCAAGTCGAGGCCATGCGTCGCGCACCAGTGTTTCAGGTACACGTCATAGGCGCCGGACACGACCACGACGGTATCGCCGCGCGCCTTGTGCTCGGCGATGCACTGCATCATCTCCGGTCGCAACACACCTGGCAGCACGTCGCGGGCGAACGCGATCGCCTTGGCCTCGTACGTCGCTTCCGCCATGCCGCGGAATCCCACCCACGCGATCGCCGAACGAATCGCGGTGCCACTGATCCATCCCAGGCGATAGGCAATCACCATCGGCATCAACAACGCCTTGCCGATCCGCAACCGCCACCTCGGCACCGCATAGTGCACAAAGTCCGGCAACATCTCCCGCGTCGTGATCGTGCCGTCGAAGTCGAACAGGGCGAGGACTCGTCTGCGCTCCGGGGCATTCATGCGCTGACTTCGCCCATCACCCGCGCCAGGCTTTCGGACCAGTCGGGCAGGGTGAGGCCGAAGGTGGATTGCAGTTTGTGGGTGTCGAGGACTGAGTAGGCGGGGCGTTGGGCTTTGGTCGGGAATTCGGCGGTGGTGATGGCGGCGACATCTGGTTTGCGTTCGATCAGGCCGGCGGTGTGGGCGTGGTCGATGATGCGGCTGGCGAAGCCGTGCCAGGTGGTGTGGCCGGAGGCGGTCAGGTGGTAGGTGCCGAAGCGGGGATCGGTTGCCGCTGCGTCGCGCAGCGTGTGCAGGATCAGCGCCGTGGTCTCGGCGATCAGACGCGCCGAGGTTGGCGTGCCGGTCTGGTCGGCGACAATGGTCAAACGATCGCGTTCGCGCGCCAGGCGCAGCATGGTGCGCAGGAAATTCGTGCCGCGCGCCCCGTAGACCCAGGCCGTGCGCAAGATCAGGTGCGCCGCGCCGGATTCGCGCAATGCGATCTCGCCGGCGAGTTTGCTGCGCCCATAGGCGCCGAGCGGGGCGGTCGCATCATCCTCGCGCCACGGCCGCGTCGACTGGCCGTTGAACACGTAGTCGGTCGAGAAGTGCACGACGCGTGCATCGATCTGCGTCGCCGCGGCGCCAATCACGGCGAGTGCGCTGCCGTTGATGCGCTGCGCCAGTGCGGACTCGTCTTCGGCGCGATCGACCGCGGTGTAGGCCGCGGCATTGACGATCCAGCGCGGCTGCGTGGACGCGATCAACGCGCGCAGCGCGTCATCGTCGTCGAGGTCGCAACGCGTGCAGTGGACCACACCCGGTAGCACGCCCTTGCGCGTGGTCGCGACGATCGGCGCCAGCGGTGCCAAGGTGCGGTGCAGTTCGAAACCGACCTGGCCATCGGCGCCGAGCAGCAGGATGCTCACGACACGTAGACCGGCAGGCGCTCGATCGGGATGTCGGCGAGGAAGGGCGCTCTTGCGTCCTTGTCCGACAGCGACGGTTGCGCGATCGGCCAGTCGATCGCCAGCGCAGCGTCGTTCCAGCGCAGGTTCGCATCGGCCGCGCGCTCGTAGGGGGCGGTCACGAGATAGTGGAACAGGGCGCTCTCGCTGGTCACGACGAAGCCATGCGCGAAGCCTTCCGGCACCCACAGCTGGCGCTTGTTCTCGGCCGAGAGCACCGCCGCCGTCCATTGGCCGAAGCTCGGCGAGCCGCGGCGGATGTCGACGGCGACGTCGTACACCTCGCCCTCGAGCACGCTCACCAGCTTGCCCTGCGGACTCGGCCACTGGTAGTGCAGGCCGCGCAACACGCCATTGGCGGAGCGCGACATGTTGGTCTGAACGATGCGCAGGTCGATGCCGTGTTCGGCATAACGCGCCTGGTTCCAGCCCTCGAAGAAGAAACCACGGGCATCGCCGAACACATCGGGTTCGATCAGCTTGACGCTGGAAAGGGTGGTGTCGATCACCCTCATCGCATGCCCTCGCCACGGGCGATGCGTGCGAGGTAGTCGCCGTAACCGGATTTCGCCAGCGGCGCGGCGATACGCAGCAGTTGCTCGGCGTCGATCCAGCCGTTCTGGAACGCGATCTCTTCGGGGCAGCAGACGCGCAGGCCCTGGCGCGAGACGATGGTCTCGATGAAGTTGCCGGCCTCGATCAGCGATTCGTGCGTGCCGGTGTCGAGCCAGGCATAACCGCGGCCGAGTTTCTCGCAGCGCAGCTTGCCTTCGGCGAGGTAGACCTTGTTGAGGTCGGTGATCTCGAGTTCGCCGCGTGGCGACGGCTTCAGCGCTGCCGCGTAGTCGCTGGCCTGGCCGTCGTAGAAGTACAGGCCGGTGACCGCGTAATGCGACTTCGGCGCCATCGGCTTCTCTTCGAGACTGAGGACACGACCGGCGTCATCGAACTCGGCGACGCCGTAACGCTCCGGGTCGCGCACGTAGTAGCCGAACACGGTGGCACCTTCGGTTTGTGCGGCGGCGCGGCGCAGGACGTCGGTCAGGCCATGGCCGTAGAAGATGTTGTCGCCGAGCACCAGGCACGACGGTTTGCCGCCGACGAATTCGCGGCCGATCAGATACGCCTGCGCCAGTCCGTCCGGACTCGGCTGCACCGCGTACTGGATGTTCATGCCCCACGCGGAACCGTCACCGAGCAGACGCTGGAACAGGGCCTGTTCGTGCGGCGTGTTGATCACCAGCACGTCGCGGATGCCGGCCAGCATCAGCACGCTCAGCGGGTAGTAGATCATCGGCTTGTCGTAGACCGGCAGCAGCTGCTTGCTGACCGCAATCGTCAGCGGATGCAGACGCGTGCCGGCACCGCCGGCGAGGATGATGCCTTTCATGATGTCGATGGTCCGGTAATGCCCGAATCCGGATGTTGTCCGGATTGAGGACGATGAAACTTCCCAATATCTCATGTGCATGTGCCTGCACGGCGGCGGCGAGACGCGCGGCAACCTCGTGCTTCCTCAGACCAGGCATCCTCAGCAGGATGACGCCTGCGGTGGTCAATTGATCGCGGAAAACCAGTGTCCCGAAGTCGGTATCGTCGGAAACGATCACGCGTTGCTCCTGGTGTGCGCGAGCCATGACGTCCACGTCGGGTGCGCCCTGCATTGCCGACGTTGCC is a genomic window containing:
- a CDS encoding FAD-binding oxidoreductase, whose protein sequence is MRRWNGWGDDSVELSLVTPVLEFLAAAIGPGTAPRDAGLDAACAAVAAQVSRLPAHDAIDTAAEARLRASFGQSCGDWLRLRFGVIGTVCDGVAEPDSVAELRALLDWASAHRLRVIPVGGATSVVGHLTPPAGERPVLALSLRRLRRLLWIDADARLARFEAGVLGPDLEAQLRAQGWMLGHYPQSFEFASLGGWVVTRSSGQQSSRYGRIEALFAGGRLDTPSATLELPTFPASAAGPDLREWVLGSEGRIGVLSEATVRISRLPECERFIAVFLPDWDRGAACARELAQARLGLSMLRLANALETRTTLTLAGHGRQVAWLERYLRLRGVAAGKVLMLVGCTGSGAQVRAMQREAAAIWRRHGGVATGGALGRRWEANRFRSVYLRNALWQHGYAVDTMETACDWPKVTPMLHAIEQAGRDALATFGERAHAYTHLSHLYAQGSSVYSTFVFRVGPDFDSSWRRWQALKQAVSMAIVAHGGTISHQHGVGKDHAPYLAAEKGEAGIAALRAMVDHFDPHGVFASGNLLEERA
- a CDS encoding TIGR00266 family protein, whose product is MHQWFLSYNGQQMGPLDHAAAVAQASTNPNGHCWRQGFAEWMPIGKCNELAASASHAMVAPPPPATNLGTRADEIDYKIFGSDMQFVEVELDPGESAVAEAGSLMYKQPVVRMDTVFGDGSQQSAAGGFMDKLLGAGKRIITGESLFTTVFTHSGNSGKAKVAFAAPYPGTIIPFTLSNYGGKIICQKDSFLAAARGVSIGIFFQKKVMTALFGGEGFIMQKLEGDGLVFVHAGGTIVERELAAGERLEVDTGCVVAMTSNVQFDVIPVGGVKSMLFGGEGVFLAQMTGPGHVWMQSLPFSRMAGRMFAAAYQRGGSKEEGSVLGGLGGILSGDRGF
- a CDS encoding mannose-1-phosphate guanylyltransferase/mannose-6-phosphate isomerase, with product MLIPVILSGGAGTRLWPVSRRLYPKPFMTLPDGDTLIGKTLARAQAVASPEAPVYTVTGRDYAFITRDAYAKHPEFDPARARYLLEPSARNTAPAVIAAALKIQARHGDDALMLVLASDHLIRDVDAFKEAVGRAAHLAAAGHLATFGIVPTRAETGYGYIERGAAIGSDGFEVKRFVEKPDHATATRYLDSGGFYWNSGMFCFRVGSLIETAASTCPDVLAATRACIVASQDEDSLVFDADAFARIPEISIDYAVMERASQRAVVPASFDWSDIGSWNALSDLVECDEVGNRRLGEAVFVGAARNYVQGGKRIIAAVGVSDLMIIDTEDALLVAHREQSQSVKHVVDVLKRSQHSTTELHTTVHRPWGSYTVLEDAPDCKVKRLTVKPGQVLSLQKHYRRSEHWTVVRGTAKVRVGDEEKLLHRNESVYIPMDTLHRLENPTPDDIHLIEVQCGDYFGEDDIVRLEDRYGRC
- a CDS encoding SPFH domain-containing protein: MATISKYGPLRHLRAEPNQFVLHFKNGQLARSGAGLAYWFLPLSAALAEVPVEDCATTFVLNERSSDFQALKVQCTVVYRVANPAVAVSRVNFSIGADTGTWVQRPLDAIATLWSQRALPPARSYLASATLEQALNRGSDAIREALMKAFREDTEIGAMGLALVNVVIDQLAPMADVEKALQTPARESIQAKADEAIFQRRAQAVEKERAIKENELATELELERKQELLIKQRGDNALNQVRQSAAADAEKTRTEIERLQAIAEAEAKRQTVAAAAAADAQRVLAAARLDETEKQHEIWRNTPSHAASGIVMARFAEHIKSIGHLNITPDLLAQHFREWLGNPPDAK
- a CDS encoding HAD-IB family phosphatase, producing MNAPERRRVLALFDFDGTITTREMLPDFVHYAVPRWRLRIGKALLMPMVIAYRLGWISGTAIRSAIAWVGFRGMAEATYEAKAIAFARDVLPGVLRPEMMQCIAEHKARGDTVVVVSGAYDVYLKHWCATHGLDLIASPLEVRDGRLTGRYAGAQNVNAEKARRVREQYELAAYAEVHAHGDTREDQGLLALAQRRFYRGRQVA
- the rfbD gene encoding dTDP-4-dehydrorhamnose reductase, which codes for MSILLLGADGQVGFELHRTLAPLAPIVATTRKGVLPGVVHCTRCDLDDDDALRALIASTQPRWIVNAAAYTAVDRAEDESALAQRINGSALAVIGAAATQIDARVVHFSTDYVFNGQSTRPWREDDATAPLGAYGRSKLAGEIALRESGAAHLILRTAWVYGARGTNFLRTMLRLARERDRLTIVADQTGTPTSARLIAETTALILHTLRDAAATDPRFGTYHLTASGHTTWHGFASRIIDHAHTAGLIERKPDVAAITTAEFPTKAQRPAYSVLDTHKLQSTFGLTLPDWSESLARVMGEVSA
- the rfbC gene encoding dTDP-4-dehydrorhamnose 3,5-epimerase, producing the protein MRVIDTTLSSVKLIEPDVFGDARGFFFEGWNQARYAEHGIDLRIVQTNMSRSANGVLRGLHYQWPSPQGKLVSVLEGEVYDVAVDIRRGSPSFGQWTAAVLSAENKRQLWVPEGFAHGFVVTSESALFHYLVTAPYERAADANLRWNDAALAIDWPIAQPSLSDKDARAPFLADIPIERLPVYVS
- the rfbA gene encoding glucose-1-phosphate thymidylyltransferase RfbA — encoded protein: MDIMKGIILAGGAGTRLHPLTIAVSKQLLPVYDKPMIYYPLSVLMLAGIRDVLVINTPHEQALFQRLLGDGSAWGMNIQYAVQPSPDGLAQAYLIGREFVGGKPSCLVLGDNIFYGHGLTDVLRRAAAQTEGATVFGYYVRDPERYGVAEFDDAGRVLSLEEKPMAPKSHYAVTGLYFYDGQASDYAAALKPSPRGELEITDLNKVYLAEGKLRCEKLGRGYAWLDTGTHESLIEAGNFIETIVSRQGLRVCCPEEIAFQNGWIDAEQLLRIAAPLAKSGYGDYLARIARGEGMR